In a single window of the Raphanus sativus cultivar WK10039 chromosome 9, ASM80110v3, whole genome shotgun sequence genome:
- the LOC108825853 gene encoding uncharacterized protein LOC108825853, translating into MMSPCRSSCSLPRKSRKSSKNPYSNRGLDKFSKLLSELDEKRQSIYSKKLDSGGPPLVRFVFTSSGECVPVVIRSSYLHKQKKTKDVAPAAKVKTVVNESKTEETKKTELETEEKQSCVLNENLKKIVLNENLKKITRPNRFLPLTVLLVLVLLVLFGRSVAIMFTCIAWYLVPTIKEQSGSRGSSSYAMKKKDFARKLSIETRASFNPRTVRDHSPRK; encoded by the coding sequence ATGATGAGCCCATGTAGATCTTCATGTTCTTTgccaagaaaatcaagaaaatcaagCAAGAACCCTTATTCAAATCGTGGACTTGACAAATTTTCTAAGCTTCTCTCAGAGCTCGACGAGAAGAGACAGAGCATCTACTCCAAGAAGCTCGATTCTGGAGGCCCGCCTCTTGTCCGATTCGTGTTCACAAGCTCCGGCGAGTGTGTCCCCGTCGTGATAAGATCATCCTATCTTCATAAACAGAAGAAGACCAAAGATGTTGCTCCTGCTGCTAAAGTCAAAACAGTGGTCAACGAATCGAAAACAGAGGAAACGAAGAAAACAGAGCTCGAAACAGAGGAGAAACAGAGCTGCGTTTTGAACGAGAATCTGAAGAAGATCGTTTTGAACGAGAATCTGAAGAAGATCACGAGACCGAACCGGTTCTTGCCCTTGACTGTGTTGTTGGTTCTTGTTTTATTGGTTTTATTTGGAAGATCTGTTGCGATTATGTTCACTTGTATTGCTTGGTACTTGGTTCCAACGATCAAGGAGCAGAGCGGAAGCAGAGGATCTTCCTCATACGccatgaagaagaaagatttcGCTAGGAAATTGAGTATTGAAACAAGAGCATCTTTTAATCCAAGAACTGTTCGTGACCATTCTCCTCGCAAGTAG